TCTCGTTGGTTCTCCCAATCGGTAGCGGGCAGGCGCTTTTCGTCAAAGATGATTTTGCCATTCACGACGACGTAAGCCCCCTGTGCCGCATCCGCGCGTAGATATGTGGCGGCCACGTCTGGCGCCATGCAAGACAGCGCCGCCGCTTGCCCGGCCAGCGCTATGAAAGCGGCGGCCAGCGCCCTCATATCTGCGGGCCAAATGCGCTGAGCACGCCCTCATACACACGCCGCTTGAATGGCACGATATTGTCCAGCAGATCGCCGGGCGCCATCCAGCGCCATTCGGAGAACTCCCGGTCATTCTTTGCAATGTCGACTTGGCCATCATCGCCGGTAAACCGCATCAGGACCCATTTTTGCTCCTGCCCACGAAACCGTCCCTTCCAGAGCTTTGGGACCAAAGCATGGGGCAGCTCATATTTGAGCCAGGCTTCGGTTTCGGCCTCGATCCGCACCGATGAAGCCTCAAGCCCGGTCTCCTCCCAAAGCTCGCGCAGCGCGGCCTCCCGCACGCTCTCACCGGGGTCGATCCCGCCTTGTGGCATCTGCCACGCGTCCAGCTCGCTATCAATGCGCTGCCCAACGAACACATGGCCCGATGGGTTGACCAGCATCACGCCAACGCAGGGGCGATAGGGCAGGAGTGCGATGTCATTTGGTGTCATGGGGGCCTCTCATTTTGTGCATGAGACTAGCCCGAGGCCCGCGCAGAGACCAGTGCGCATGAAAACGCCCCGCCGGATCAGGGCGGGGCGTTTGAACTTGGCCGATGAGGGCCAGAGCAAGGGGGCTGCCGCCCTCGCGAGGCGTTGATCAGTCCACGCCGTTCAGCGTGTTGAGACCCTTGAGAATATCAATCGCATAGGCCAGTTGATAATCCTCTTCGCGCAGCTTGGCGACGTTCTCCGCCCGCGCACGATCTTCCTCGATCAGGCGGATTTCCTCGTCGGTGAGGCTGTCATTATCAAGGCTGCCGCGCAGATCGGCCTCGGAGCGGACCAGTGCGTTTGTCTCTTCCTCGTCCTCCTCCTCAACTGGGGCACGGCGGGGCTGCTCGACCAGAATGTCTGGCGAGACGCCAAGCGCCTGAATGGAGCGGCCCGAGGGCGTGTAATAGCGTGAGGTGGTCAGGCGCATCGCGCCATCGCCGCGCAGAGGCATCACCGTCTGAACCGACCCTTTGCCGAAGCTTTTCGTGCCCACCACAATGGCCCGACGATGATCTTGAAGCGCGCCCGCGACAATCTCGGAGGCCGAGGCCGACCCGCCATTGATCAACACGACGATCGGCTTGCCTTCGGCCAGATCGCCCGGCGTTGCGTTGAAGCGATCCCCGTCGGCCGGGTCACGGCCTCGGGTGCTGACAATCTCACCCTTCTCAAGGAATGCATCCGACACGCGGATTGCCTGGGTCAGAAGGCCACCGGGATTGTTGCGCAGATCCAGCACGATCCCGTCCACGGCCTCCATGCCACCGGCCTCTGCAATCTGCTCCTCCAGCCCCTCTTTGAGGTTGGGATAGGTCTGATCGTTGAATGTGGTCACGCGCAAGATCACCGTCTGCTGCTCGGTGCGCGCCCGCACCGCGGTCAGGGTGATCGTGTCGCGGATGATCGAGATATCAAACGGCTCAATCTCGCCTTCGCGCACCACGGTGATCACAATCTCGCTGCCCACCGGGCCACGCATCATTTCGACCGCTTCGTCAAGGGTGAGGCCCAGAACGCTCTCGCCATCCACATGGGTCACGAAATCGCCCGCCTCGACGCCCGCCTCGTCGGCTGGGGTACCGTCGATGGGCGAGACGACCTTCACAAAGCCGTCTTCTTGCGTCACCTCGATGCCCAGACCGCCGAATTCGCCGCGCGTCTGCACCTGCATATCCTCGGCGTCTTGCGGGCTGAGATATCCCGAATGCGGATCCAGCGAGGTCAGCATACCGTTGATGGCCGCCTCGATCAGATCGCCCTCGTCCACTTCCTCGACATATTGCGCGCGGATGCGCTCGAAAATATCGCCAAACAGATCGAGCTGCTCATAGACATTGGTGTTGCGCTCGGATTCTTGCGCCATCAGCGGGGCTGCGACCTGCGTTGTTACGACCACGCCCGCCAGAGTTCCGGCAGCTGCGGCCATCATAAACTTCTTCATGCTCAATCTTCCTTGTCTGTCCTGAACCAGCTGGCGGGATCCACCGGCGTGTTATCCTGTCTGACTTCAATATAGAGGGTTTCTGTCCAAT
The nucleotide sequence above comes from Roseovarius carneus. Encoded proteins:
- a CDS encoding RNA pyrophosphohydrolase; this translates as MTPNDIALLPYRPCVGVMLVNPSGHVFVGQRIDSELDAWQMPQGGIDPGESVREAALRELWEETGLEASSVRIEAETEAWLKYELPHALVPKLWKGRFRGQEQKWVLMRFTGDDGQVDIAKNDREFSEWRWMAPGDLLDNIVPFKRRVYEGVLSAFGPQI
- a CDS encoding S41 family peptidase gives rise to the protein MKKFMMAAAAGTLAGVVVTTQVAAPLMAQESERNTNVYEQLDLFGDIFERIRAQYVEEVDEGDLIEAAINGMLTSLDPHSGYLSPQDAEDMQVQTRGEFGGLGIEVTQEDGFVKVVSPIDGTPADEAGVEAGDFVTHVDGESVLGLTLDEAVEMMRGPVGSEIVITVVREGEIEPFDISIIRDTITLTAVRARTEQQTVILRVTTFNDQTYPNLKEGLEEQIAEAGGMEAVDGIVLDLRNNPGGLLTQAIRVSDAFLEKGEIVSTRGRDPADGDRFNATPGDLAEGKPIVVLINGGSASASEIVAGALQDHRRAIVVGTKSFGKGSVQTVMPLRGDGAMRLTTSRYYTPSGRSIQALGVSPDILVEQPRRAPVEEEDEEETNALVRSEADLRGSLDNDSLTDEEIRLIEEDRARAENVAKLREEDYQLAYAIDILKGLNTLNGVD